From the Fusarium oxysporum Fo47 chromosome X, complete sequence genome, the window TAGTCTACAAGATTCTGGCCATCCCACATTGAATCAAGACCATTTGTGATGCTGAGGAACTCTTTGTAGTCTTCAGGAAGAGTCACGCCTAGTCGCTCCTCCAGAGTCCGTATCCCTGTAACGTAACATCCCCGTCGAATCAGAGCATTGGCATTCCGGGGTCGATCCCGGAGGTTGCCAGGCGGGCGATAAGCATCCAACCTGTCATAGGGGCAATTTTTGAACGTATTCTCGCTGATAATATGGACCAGCTTCTCGATAGACTGGCCTGCATATCGACGTCTCGGACCACCCTGCAGGCGGTTCTTAGCCATTTGACAGACACGAGAGACGGCTGGCCGGAGCTTGGCTGCGTGAATGTTGAGAAAGTCCAAGAGGGGCCGCTCGGGAACAGCAAGAATCTGCTTCCACGCGGCTCGAGAGCAGGCGAGCTGTTCAACTTGTTCTTCCGTGTGAAAACGATCGCACACTTTCATGAACAACTCTCGAGCCTTTTCGTCTTTACCCAGGCGCAGATATATATCCAGGGCAATCATCAAACCAGCGGTGCGGTACAGTTGAACAAATGGGTATGGGAAAATGCCTTGACGCCACCACATGGCTATCTTCATGTATCTAATAGCCATAGGTCCGTTTGGACTCGCTGAATATGAGAAGTCACCATTCGCAGCCATGGCTTCTGCCTGTATGACCTGTCCGGCGAGTGTTCCATTGTAGTCAGGCAGGTTCGTAGTCAAACCGTTATACGCCATGTCTAAAGCCTTTTCGGCAGTTTCATCTGTGACTTCCCATTCTTGACTGAATCTCTCAAGCCAGTGttttcttccttcagcttcGAGCTCTTGAAGCTTTCCTTCGGCGCGTTCCTCCTCTGGGACCCAAGAAGGCCACGACGACGTTGCTTCCCAGGCGAAAAACATGCAAGGCTTCAAGAAAGGATATTCAAAATCAGAGTACTGAAATGGATCAATACCCCTGATCGTAAGTGTTTCCAGAAGCCTAGTTGCACCATCGAATTCACCAACTACCGCAAAATTCACGGCGGTTTGGATGATTCTTCGGACAGCTTCGGTGAGGGACCGTGTATCGGCAATCGAAGGTTCATCATTAACATGGCGAAGAAGGAATTCGAATCTTAGATGCTCGGGCTCAATATGTTTGGGTCTCGATGTCGCCATGTTTTCAGACCTTGAATTGCTATCAGACGCTTGTGTGAGAGTTGTCAGAAGCAAGCTTACAGCGTGAAGTTTTCGCGTTGCCTTGGTCAAGACGTGTGACGTCACAAATAAGCTTACCATGCAACGCCAGTTGACAGAAGCTCCAGAGAATTTTgttagatataataattctcttattaactttataagaCAGTACTAACACGACTTTAATGTGAAGTAGCTGTGAAATGTTGAGGCTTTCAACGCCTAAGTATCGGGTACTTGTTTAAGCAGTACATTTTGTGGCATCTCGGCTAGATATTCGAAGCTAAACGTATGAGACTATGGGTTTCTCGCTCATGCTTTTCACTTAGGTTGAACTCTCCTCGCAACGATCTGATCGCGATTTTGGCTGGGTAGTTGTTGTGCTGTCTCGCGGAGATATGTTGAGCCCCATTATCCGTTGATGTCCAACCCAGGGCCCTTGTCACCTTGGGTATACCGGAGCATGCTCTCCATTTTGACTCTTGAGGGTGTAGAATGTCTCTGGTTCCCAACTGCAGGTGCTCCCGACTTCAGGAAAGGATACCTGGCGAGGAAGGCGACGGCGTGTTCACCATCCTCCTGGCTTAGCACTTTCCTGACTGATGATGTTTCCGATGACTCAAGACAAGTTGCCCAATCTGCGTCAcaactcttcttcttcttttttcttcttctcttcacaaACAACCATATAATGGGTTTGTACGTATCGTCGCAACTTGACCATCGATCAAGAAACGCTGACCTTTCTCAGCTTACTCCTCAGTTTCCGGCGTATCAGACCCCTCGCCCTGATCACTGCAGATCCGCAAGTTTTACCTCGATCTCTTCTGTTTATCGGCTAACCTCGAAGTGCAGACAATGGTTACCTACAAAAGCGCATTTGGTTGAGAGCAGCGGATTGGTTGTCATCACATTCTCTATCCAGGAAAGCAATGGGTTTCGGCGTGGAGGAATTGTCGGTGTGGATTGGACATCATGGACTACTGCTGTTTGTGTTAGTACTGTTGGAGCTCGGTTTaccatcttggctgtcttgGTTCGGGTCGAGTTGAATCTCCAAAACAACAAACAATAACATGGTTCCGCTTGATGTTTTTCCTCTTCTGCAGGTGCAGCCATTCCCAGGCTTTGCTCGAAGCTCGTCAGGCTAGCAATAACTGAAGTTAATAAAGATGCCACTGAGTCACACAAGCAAGTTCACCTCTCGCCCGCCGAGACCGCACCTTCAACTTCAcgtctcttcctccttctttccTTCACCTAACGCCATGCAATGAGACTCACAAGCATCTTGGagcctccttctctttcatccCGTGTGCATTCGTGCCGAATCTAGCTCCAACACTCTTGAGCCCTTCATCTCAGAAGCTCTTCAGGCTTTTCATCTGCTCACCATCATCGATTTATTTCATGCTTCTTTCATATACTTGCTCATCCGCCCACGAATAACTTCATCACATATTCTCTACTCCCGAACTCGTCGAGCGAAACCCCCCGGCTCTCTTCCGCGCCCCCAATTCAACACCGCCCGAGCGCAAGCCTTCTACACCACTGCGCAGACGCGTATGATTGCCCGTGGTACCTGTATGTCAGACTGCGACGTGTATCCACTCAGTCCTTGATCAGACACGATCGGATTGCTGGGAAATTCCACAAGACAAGGCGCCCAGTTACAAGTTTGGAGTTCAAAGCTCATACCACAATTCAAATCTCGGCACCGCATAGTCCTTTGGAACTAAACAAGACAATGTATGTGGAATTTAATTCTCAGAAGGCGGTATTTTTGCTAAATCTTGGTTAAGTATAGCATAGACGCGCGTTATCTCCCAAAAGAGTACCTGCGACAACTCTTCCGTCATGAAGCGCTATCGCAAGATTTTACCCAAGCCCACACCGCCAGAGTCCAAGCCCTATATCGAAGATGATGTACGTAGCAGGGGTTCTCGGGGAGAATTGAGGCAGCCACCGCTCCTGAGGTGACGGTCTGCTTGAACTTTGCGAGGCACTGAGAGGGCCGACAGACACCCGGCGGAAGCGAGGATTCAGGCTATCATGTTATTAACACGCCCCATAAATGAATTAAAATTCTATTCTTAGACTACGATACCAAGATTACCTAGTCTTGAGGTCCACTGAGTCATAATAAACGTACCTAAATCCTCTCATTGTTTAGGATAAAAGGGACGCTATACGGCAGATTTCCCACTTATTAGACAATACGATACTCGGCGAAGTCGGTCTTATCTTCGGTTGCTTTAACAGCGGCCTCTCCGTCCATGATCCCATGTATGTAGCTACAACACTTTAGTAGCTGAGATCGAAATAGGACAGAAGTGTGGCACGTACCATTCGCCAACGTAGATCCAGGTCTCATGCGCACTCCTCCTCAACGCATAAGCCACGCATCCTCCCAGCAGGAGGCAGATAGCGTCACCGGGTTGGATATCTGGCGGACCTAGTCCCATATAACCCTTTTCTGTCCTGAAGAAACGCCGGTTGAATTGCTCAATCAATCGAAGTTGTCGGTATATAGGCCGAAGGCATGACTCCCATGTGCTTAGCAAGCTTTCCATTCCCTCTGGGGTTTCAAGTTGCAACAGATCCTGCAGATCATTCTTGTCAAGCCGTTTGGGCCTGCCGCCTTTCGTTGAGGCTAGACGGCCTTGGTTCAAGTCAACCAGAACTGTTCTCCAGAAAGCCATAGCCTGAGTTTCACCTGTTACATAACTATCCTTAGGTGGGAGTAAGGATCTCCAATGATTTAATGTGTCTCTCATCGAGCTCCTCCAGTGCTCAGGGCTTGTCTCGCCTACATTCTCAAAATTAGGGCCCGGTGCTTGAGTTCCGACAATGGAGACAGAATCAAGACAAAAGCCTTTGAGTATTAAAACACTGTCATCCTCGTCTGTTGTTATGTCTGGAGGAGACCTTTCTGGGTTCATAAAAGTCTTGTAAATCGACCATTTGTTGAGGACTTTGGACAGCGAAGTTATGTAGTCTTTGAATGGCTCGGAGTGAAGTTCAAAGTCAGGGACCCAAGAAGCCAGGTTTTTATTTCGAgactccttcttctcggagaTCAGGCCAAGGCAGTTGAGGTTGCCATCTTCGACAAGCGCGGCTCTCATCGCAACTCTATACACCTTCTCGACTGGCCATGAGTATTCTGGCTTGAGACTATCGCGAGGCTCTATGATACCCAACAAGCCAATGACTTTGTCTCTCGGATCCGAGGACGCGCGGTTCCAAGTCGAGTAGAGCGCCATTGTCAATCCGATTCCCCTATGAGCAACCATGTCTTTGCGCAGATACTCGACGAGCATCAAGGCACCTAGAGTCATGTCTCTGTGGGCCAGTGCACCTTTGTAGGCATCATGATTCACTAGGTGATATAAGAAATGGGACAAGCCTAGGAGATATTCGAAAGGAAACGTTTTTGAACCAGACCAGCAGATTACGTTGGGGCAAAGGACACTTTCTTGCAAAGTCCATATTCTTCTCCACCAGCTGTTGGCAAGAAATGCTACAGCATGATTAAATACCGTCAGTAGTCGTGGTTCATCAAGAAGTTTTAGAATGGGCGCATAAAACTCGTGAAAGGGCGTAGAATCTGGATAAATCGAGGCCGTGCGTGCATCCCGCGATGGAGACTGTTGATAGTTTGTGCCATGGTAGACAAGTGTATAAAAGGTCGTCAGGAAAGCAACACCAGCGTCAGAGGTTGTGTTTGCAGTTCCAAGCCAGACGTCGACAACTTGAGCTTGCGAGTAAATTTGGTTCATCTGCAGGACTTGGCGATTCCTCTCCCCTTGATCTTGCTGATTGATACAGACGGCGTCGACCCAGATGAGTTTTGCCTCATGAGGCTGTCGAAATGCCCTGAGAGCTGCATGCAAATTGGGCCGCACTTTAAAAACAGTGCCGTTTACCAGCAGTCGCTCCCTTGCGTCTTCGTTGCCCCATGTGTATGAGATGGCTTCATACTGAGGGCAGGTAGATAGCTCGTGATGATGCAGCTCGCATGAGATGTCGGATGTCTCATCATGCGACGGGAGGATACTCAGCAGTCTGAACCATCCGTTTGACGGGAGTGGTGAGTAAGTGAAGGGTTGTTCCATTTGGCGCGAGACTGATGGGCGTCGAATCTTGAGTAGCGGGTGATGGAAAATAACGCATCAGACTTGAGAGACGACGATACTTCCGCTTTTACAGATgttcctcttcatcaatttTACGCACAGTGACACAAAGCCACATAGACAGCGATTGATCCCCAAGATCTATTTCGTGAGTTGATGCCGCCGAGGCTACGGTAGTGGCGCGTCGTGAATGTTGGTGTCGTGTAGGCTCCGCGCAAGCTCAGCACAGGCCGTTCCAATTCTGCACCAGCCTCATAGAGCTAACAATCGCTGATGCAGGCTGACCAAGCCATGATGCAGGTGCATAAATGACTACATTCACGTAGCTAATTGCAATGATGAAACAATCAGGGAAAGATAGAAAGTCATCACAGATCGAATGGTTGAAAGAAGCTTCGATGGAGGGAACGGTGACAATTGCTGGTTATTGAAACACGATTTGAGTCTAAATTTTTACAGTCGATGCAAGCTAATTCAACACAAAAGCCAATGCCCTCCATGGATGATCATGCTTTTCAACATGAAAGATAAAAAAGCACCGATAACATACTTTCCCAACCTTGTAGAAGGATTATCGATTGATCTGATAAGGCTATCAATACGAAAAGGCTCTTCTGCTGGCGACGCTTCTGAATTTTCCGATCTACCCTGCATCTTGCGTGGGCTCGATCGTCGGCGTGGCGACCAAAGATTAATGCGGGGTCGCATGGATGTCGTCGAGCAAGGCAATTGTCCCTGAGCTAGCGATTGTTTGCTCTGAAGTCACGGAAATTCCACATCCCGAGCGGGGACATGATTGATGAAATTAACAGAATCTTCATCAATTAGCTTCATTTTGCCACGCGACTTGGACAGGCAGAGTGCCGTCCCGGTACGGTAGTCTCAAGAGGCAGAGCCAGAGGTTTgcctcaacaagatcgagTCAGTCAGTCTCCAGCCTGAGCACAGACAGACTTGTCTACTTTAAGCAGGTCATCCTCCAGGGATGGTCGATTGGTGGCGACGACTAGCCAGATGAGGCATGATCTACTCAGATCCATCTCTGGGACATCCAGCCTCTCGGGAGATTGGCGAATTGCAATGCTGAGCTTCAAACCTACGATTCATGGAGTAATCACTACTGCAAGATATCTCTTGGCCTTTTGCCCGAAAATATTCACAATCAATTAGGTTCAATCTGATGCGGAACTGTAACAGAGGCATCAGAATCTGATGTATACTCGCATTCCCCTCAGAGTCAACATCTTCTCTGTCAGCTCAATTACCAAGCTCCACCTCGTAACCAAAGCAAATGACATCAAACATCCAAAGAAATTACCAGTCTCAACGCTTTTCACAGCCCTCGTCCAACTTAGCACGGCAAAGAACCCCCCTACTAGCAAGACCGAAACCCAAACTAAGCCCGCCGTAATGACTCGAGCATCCACGTGCTGCCCACGCGGAACAGGCGGTTAGCCATACAAAGACGAGCCCCTATCCATTAGCACGGAATAATCTTATACGCCATCTTCACCAAAAAAGACTAGCAAACGGCGGTCCGCCACTGCGCGCACTTCTCATTTGCTCATCTGGTAGATCTATGGATTCACCATCTCGGTCTATTCACCAGACTGCCGGGGCTTCTGGAACCTCTAAGAAAGCCCATCATGCAAGATTCCGATCTACTTCGGGGGGCTTGGCAAGGATTTGCCATTCTTTTTCCTTGCTTAAAGACCGTGTTCCTGTCGCAACCCTGTCTGCTTGTCTTTCTTGGCTGTTTGcttgtttctctttgtttcAGTCACCATTTGACGATTGGATTCAGCACTCACAATGGCGGGATTCCTAATACCGGATCATTACGTATTCGTGAAGCCTAGCACTACCGATCAATTGGTCGCCAGTATCATCTGGGGCTTTACTCTCGCTGTTGGAATCTTCGCGGGCCAGAAGGCGGGAAGGCAGACATGGGATCAATGGAAGCGCACAGGACGGGCTAAGGCCTACGTCTGGATGATTTGGGCCGAATGGTTGGCGTCGATGTTGATTGGAGTCTTATCGTGGTGTTTTATTCGTGGTTACATTGCTCCCAGGTATGTTGTCGCCCGTCCCCTCAAATTGGTAGACAACAAAACTGACCAGTAATTCTTAGCTTCTGGATCTACTTTGTTCTCCGTACGATACATGCTTCGAACGTTTTGCGAACACGAAACTGACTGGTCTTTTAGTGTGCGCCTGGGTTGTCCAAATTCAATGCATTTGCggaatcatcatcaaccgaATTTCTCTTCTTATGGTCGACAGACGAAACGCCATCAAGATTCGATGGATAACTGCCGTTATCCTtggcctcatcaacatcagtgTCTTTTGCATTTGGATTCCTTCTCAGCTGCAAATCTCCCAGCGTTACCATGATATCAACTACATCTGGGATCGCATTGAGAAGGGTCTCTTCCTGGTCATCGACGCAACACTTCACGGCTACTTCGTCTACCTTATTCGTATCAAGCTTATCGCCAATGGCCTTACCAAGTACAAGCCTCTGATGCGATACAATCTTATCATGATTGTTATATCCATGAGTTTGGACGTCATTCTCATTGGTAGCATGTCCATCGGCAACGGTTTCATGTGAGTCGCCGCTCCAAATGGTTGATGCTAGACCTCAATGACTGACTCGCATAGTTACGTGCAATTCCACCCTCTTGTCTACATGCTCAAGCTTCACATTGAGATGAACATTTCCGCACTCATCGTGCGAGTTGTTCGTGCGACCGGAGAGCACAGCTCATACCCCGACGGTACCGATCTGCGCTCCAAAGTCAGAGCCGCCGTCACGAACAAAAAGTCGGGTAACTCCAATCGCACAGGTGGCACAGGAAAGGGCGCCATGTTTTCGTCTACGGGGAGAAACTTGGAAGTGCGCATTGACGCAGGCGGCCAGATAACCGACAGCGAAAACAGACCCCAGCCAGCGGGCATCACAAAGGTCACACAGACGCATGTAACAGTCATGCCTAAGcacgacgaggatgatgccAGCTCACAGTCCTCAACGCGGCACCTTAAGGATCCTTACTCGTATCCCTGATTCACTAGGGCTGACGGGGGGTTAAAAGATGGAGACGGCATTTCGGTGACATTCTCTGCCTGCCAAGCATAGCGAACTACGCCACAAAACGTGGCATGGAGATTATAGAAATTGGAAGGCCTAGAGTTATAGAAACGATCACTAGCATAACgtacttaattaataatgGATATCTCGACCTTAAAGCGCGACATAAAGGAGAAACGGACCCAGCAGCTGAAGCTTTTTCGCCGACATGATCTACGACTAGGTTGCCCTAGCTCGGCATAGGCTCGGTGAGCTTCGTGGAGCAGTTCCGGTGAGACACTCTGCACAACGGGTCTTGTAGCACAGAAGAAATTGTTAGTGCAAGGAGCTAGATATGGTTAGCTCTGCAATGGTGCAGTTCAAGTGGCGAACAATGACTAGCTACAAGTCAATTGAGTCGTCACCAGTCTTCAATTCATCGTTTTGTAGAGCTGAACAGTTGATCCAAAGAGTAACCGAGCAACCGAGGTAGCGGTCAAATCAGGACTAGCTACAGTTTGGTCCCTTTCCAATTCAAGCTCTGAGTTGCATCCAAGGAACAACGAAGCACTTTCCCGTGTCTGGACCGCTCAAGTGACCCACAGGCTTGAGCTAACAACCCCAGGGTGCACAGCCAGTGGAGTCTCGAGAATCTTCATGAGCCACTCACTGCTCATCTCTCAACACGGCCCGGTGCCCGGAGCTCATTGCCTCTATCCACCAGCCTTATTCCAGTTAGGAGATATGGGGAACTCACCTTACCATTCTCAGATTGCCCCAGATGGGTGCGACGTACCCCGACCAGATCAGCGTCTGGACAACCCCGGTTGAAACGTCCTACGTCAAGTAAAGTCTGATTGTAAGGGTCCAGAGATGGGTTGCTGAGATATGGGAAGGACCTGCAGGTGACTCGCGCGGGGTTAACCTGCGGCTGGTTGGCCGCAAGGAAGAACCATGGTGACACGAGCTGcaggtatatatatataacttcCCCTCACGAGGGACATTCTCTTTCTGAATCACCAAGCACGACTCGCTCAATACCCTCGTCTAATCCCATTTCCGACCTTCTAACCCCGTTGCCGAAAGGATCGTCCAGTTTTGACCATGGgtttatatactaaactCGCTAGCGACATTACCGAAGTTGACGTTATCATCGCTGGAGGTACGCTTGTTCTGTACCTAACCCACCGCCACTGCTAATTATGTGAACTAGGCGGAACAGCAGCATGTGTCGTTGCCGGGCGTCTGGCGGAGGCTGATCCAAATCTGTCTATTCTTCTCATTGAAGGTGGACAAGATAACCGTGGGGTCGAGAGCATTGAGAACCCTGTCTTTTTCCTGGATCACTTGCTGCCAACCTCCACCACGACCTTGTTTTACAAGGCCAACAAGTCAGATAAACTGGCTGGACGCGAGTCCATCGTTCCATGCGGTGGAACGCTTGGTGGAGGCTCATCTATCAATTTTATGATGTACACTCGTGCTCAGCGAGCGGATTTCGATTCTTGGAGGTCTCCCGGATGGTCTGCTGATGAGATCCTTCCATTCTTGAAGAAGGTAGGCTTTCTGAGATCCTCTGGGGTATTTTGACACTTTCGCTAATTCCGTCTAGCTTGAGACATACCATGGCCGAGGTAACCCGGAACACCACGGCTTTAACGGCCCCGTCCATATCTCTGACGGCACATACCGTTCCAAGAACCCAGAAAGCGACTTCATCAACGGTGTGTCTCAGGTCGGCTGGCCAGAGGTTCATGACTTGCAAACTCTCGACGCCAATAATGGTGTTGAGCGATGGCTCCGATATGTTTCTAAGGATGGTCGTCGACAAGATACTGCTACGGCTTATCTTCACAACAAGATCGACAACAAGAAGTATCCGAACCTTCATGTTCTCGTTGAGTCTAAGGTTGTACgtgttcttcttgatgacgaTAAGAGAGCTGTTGGAGTCGAGTACACGCCCAACCCAGCATTCCAAGCCCAAATTACGCCAACCCAACATCCGACGTTGAGTGTAAAGGCACGAAAGCTGGTCGTTGTTTCATGCGGTGCTCTGGGTACACCACCCGTGCTTGAAAGATCAGGCATTGGCGCCCCCGAAGTCCTCAAGAAAGCTGGCGTCGACGTCAAGGTTGACCTACCTGGAGTTGGTAACGAGTATCAGGATCACAACCTCATTCTCTACCCTTACAGGACTAATCTGCAACCCCATGAAACAGCCGACAGAATTCTGAGAAACCCCGACAAGCGCCAAGAGTTCATTAAGTCAAAGGATTCCATGTTGGGATGGAATGCGATCGATATCTCTTCTAAGCTCCGACCTACAGAAGCCGATGTTGCTTCACTTGGGCCTGAGTTCCAGAAGGCTTGGGACCGGGACTTCAAGAACCATCCCAATCGACCTTTGATGCTTATGGGCATGATCTCTTGCTTCCTTGGGGATCCCTCAACTGTGCCTGAAGAGCAATATGTTACTGTTGGCAACTACACTGCTTACCCATACTCTCGCGGCCATGTCCACATCACCGGCGCTGGACTCGACGACCCTCTTGACTTCGATGTTGGATTCCTCAGCGATGAGCATGACATtgacttgaagaagcagattTGGGCTTACAAGAAATCCCGAGAGATCATGCGTCGAACAAAGATGTACCGTGGCGAGATCGCAGCTGGTCACCCAGCATGGCCAGCAGGATCCAAGGCCGCTTCGGTGGAGATCAACGAAGCTCTCAGCAATGTCACAGATCTCGATTATTCAGCGGAAGATGACAAGGCTATTGAAGAGTGGGTTCGACAGAATGTTGCCACGACATGGCACTCCATTTCTACTTGCAGGATGGCGCCTCGTGATGAGAATGGCGTTGTCGATGAGAGACTGAATGTACATGGTACAAAGGGTCTCAAGTTGGCTGACTTGAGTATTCCTCCGGAGAATGTTGGCGCGAACACGAACAACACTGctattgttgttggtgagaaggctgcagatatcatcatcaaggaTCTGGGACTTGGTCCATCGGCTAAGTTGTGAGATTGAGGTAGCTTGTTGACTAGAAGTCAGTCTTCGAATGCTGACCTAGGCTTGAACAGTGTTTGTAGGGAcgttgagaagatgaatTTGGCTTGATATTTGGTCGTAGCGTAGCAATGAGTAACAAATACACACAAGTTCTTGAGGCCTGAACAACATACTTTCTGGAAGATGCACTTACACGATCAGGAGATTTCCAGTGACTTGCAAGATCGAAAGTCCACTTAATTTCCCATCTCAACAGTAATGACACCAATCACAAGCAATAAGACGGCCTACAAAAATGGTCTTCATTGGGTTTTTCTTGAGTTATGCACGTCCCCCGCTTATCGTGCATCTTGTAACAGCGATTCGAGGATAACGAAGTGAAAAGGGAGGGATACAAGTGACCGCCCACCGCAGTCAGCATTCCACGCCAGACTTTCGGAAGCTTCCAAGAAGCGATACAGACTTTGTCCGGCGTAACAACAAAAAGGTAGCATTAcaaaacatacaacagcggggattcgctggtcgtcaccgacccaactactaatccgccggttagtggcttgactatgggagagcagacgggatcccgtattttccaCTACCTATGGTCGTATGTATTAGCAATGCTGTCGTCAAGGCATATACGCTATGCGTTATGGCATGACAGAGAATGTCTGGATCATCGACCTGCGGGCCAAAGCTGCAGATCCAGCCGCCCTCCACAAGACAAAAATCTCTACTCAATACCTCTACAAGCTCTCTTGTGTGCTACTGGAAACTCTGATGTCAGGTAATGACATTTGCTCTGGTTGCAGTTGATTTGCTCATCCTTGTTGACGCTCCGAACctttctcagcctcaacagtACTGGGCCAACCTCCTTCGAGGGCCATGCAAACGGGAACTACCCTGCTGTTTCTTTTAGAGAAACATTCCTATCAACATCTCGGTTTTATATTCAATCTGTCTTCGTAAGAGTCGGCGCATTGCTATTAGCCCCCAGCCGAACTGAACGTACGGCCCTGTGCACTGTTGCGAAAGTCTGCCAAGACGCTGTCTATAGAAATAACAGCAATCGTTGCATAATGTGTGCCAATCGCATGTGAAATTTACCAGGATCACATCAAGTGTTGAGGGCTAATAGGCCTTCCCGTTATGGTGTTAAATACCGAGCAGGTTGCAGTGCATTCGTATTAAACTGGGTTTCGGTGCGACCAACAACTTCATGAGACAGGGTTACGACCATCTCCACATCATACATACATGGAGATACATACGAGGTGTCGAGAAGCGCTTGGAGGGTTTCCAGTACTAGAAAAGTTCTTCGTCGGTCATTCGAGACCATAGTCGTAGCCGCAGCGCTCCATCGCTCCTATGCCGTTAGTCAAAGCAGTCTCGGTAGCTTGTGTGAAGAGTGACAAGCGGCGGGCCGCTCGGGAACCAAGGGTGATCGACAAGGATATAGCCCCAGAAGCCGGAGGCGGAAACGGTGGCCATCCCAATTGGCCTCATCCATCCTGAATATTAGCCGAGCGGGGATACAGCATATGATACCACTTGAGTTACACACAAGCATGAACAGGTCATAAAGAGGGGGCCGTCCCAGTGTTGAGTTGCAGGTTTCCTGCAGCGCATTTGTATCGTCAGCAAAATGGCTTCCCCAGCTGCTCAACCAACAGCCGAACGTGCTGAAAGTCCTCCTGATGTACCTGGCGTACTAGAAGCAGAAGTACCATACCCAACACTATAGATCAAAAAATATGCTGATAAAGAGTAGGACTATGGTGGAGACACTGATTCTACATTAGACCTCGGGTCAGTCATAATGACGGATATCTTGTGGATTCTGTACTGACAATCAGCGCAGAGAGGGCTCTTCCAGTTACATGACATCTCTCAAATCAAGCATCTTTAGCTATAGGTGAGAGGTCATACTTCATAGCCGACTATGCTTCTTACTAAAATTATGTAGATATGAGGTAGGGCATACAAGATTCCTGGGTGGTTGGTAGCCTAACAGCTCAACAGCACGGCCGTCGATATCATGCATTCCACGAAGGAGCATACTTGGTGGTTAGTCTTCTCGCCTATCGAAAGTTCAAGTGCAAGCCGACTAACCATACACTGTAGCCaaacgacgatgaagagcaGAACCGCATGGATCTGGTTCACCATATCTacagtcttcttctcgcgGGGAAGCTTCATACTGCCCCAATTGACAATCCCCAACGTGTCCTTGATCTGGGCACAGGTACTGGCATCTGGGCTATTGATTTTGCAGAGTAGGTTATAGCCTCTTGGTAACTACTTAAAGCCCCGTTGCTGACCTCAGGAAGTGAGCACCCTTCAGCCGAAGTAGTCGGGACAGATTTGAGCCCCATCCAGCCTGACTGGTGAGTTATGAGCATCATGTCTTTTACTTTGCCCAGACTCATATTTCTATGCAGGGTTC encodes:
- a CDS encoding GMC oxidoreductase-domain-containing protein encodes the protein MGLYTKLASDITEVDVIIAGGGTAACVVAGRLAEADPNLSILLIEGGQDNRGVESIENPVFFLDHLLPTSTTTLFYKANKSDKLAGRESIVPCGGTLGGGSSINFMMYTRAQRADFDSWRSPGWSADEILPFLKKLETYHGRGNPEHHGFNGPVHISDGTYRSKNPESDFINGVSQVGWPEVHDLQTLDANNGVERWLRYVSKDGRRQDTATAYLHNKIDNKKYPNLHVLVESKVVRVLLDDDKRAVGVEYTPNPAFQAQITPTQHPTLSVKARKLVVVSCGALGTPPVLERSGIGAPEVLKKAGVDVKVDLPGVGNEYQDHNLILYPYRTNLQPHETADRILRNPDKRQEFIKSKDSMLGWNAIDISSKLRPTEADVASLGPEFQKAWDRDFKNHPNRPLMLMGMISCFLGDPSTVPEEQYVTVGNYTAYPYSRGHVHITGAGLDDPLDFDVGFLSDEHDIDLKKQIWAYKKSREIMRRTKMYRGEIAAGHPAWPAGSKAASVEINEALSNVTDLDYSAEDDKAIEEWVRQNVATTWHSISTCRMAPRDENGVVDERLNVHGTKGLKLADLSIPPENVGANTNNTAIVVGEKAADIIIKDLGLGPSAKL
- a CDS encoding heterokaryon incompatibility protein-domain-containing protein, with the protein product MEQPFTYSPLPSNGWFRLLSILPSHDETSDISCELHHHELSTCPQYEAISYTWGNEDARERLLVNGTVFKVRPNLHAALRAFRQPHEAKLIWVDAVCINQQDQGERNRQVLQMNQIYSQAQVVDVWLGTANTTSDAGVAFLTTFYTLVYHGTNYQQSPSRDARTASIYPDSTPFHEFYAPILKLLDEPRLLTVFNHAVAFLANSWWRRIWTLQESVLCPNVICWSGSKTFPFEYLLGLSHFLYHLVNHDAYKGALAHRDMTLGALMLVEYLRKDMVAHRGIGLTMALYSTWNRASSDPRDKVIGLLGIIEPRDSLKPEYSWPVEKVYRVAMRAALVEDGNLNCLGLISEKKESRNKNLASWVPDFELHSEPFKDYITSLSKVLNKWSIYKTFMNPERSPPDITTDEDDSVLILKGFCLDSVSIVGTQAPGPNFENVGETSPEHWRSSMRDTLNHWRSLLPPKDSYVTGETQAMAFWRTVLVDLNQGRLASTKGGRPKRLDKNDLQDLLQLETPEGMESLLSTWESCLRPIYRQLRLIEQFNRRFFRTEKGYMGLGPPDIQPGDAICLLLGGCVAYALRRSAHETWIYVGECYIHGIMDGEAAVKATEDKTDFAEYRIV